In Erigeron canadensis isolate Cc75 chromosome 1, C_canadensis_v1, whole genome shotgun sequence, a single window of DNA contains:
- the LOC122592167 gene encoding probable LRR receptor-like serine/threonine-protein kinase At3g47570, with product MTYVSIFIHVIALLLCPTTLAKNHTDHLALLAIKSTITDPQNVLESWNTSLHFCQWQGVTCGRRHPRVTELNLGSRGIVGSFSPHIGNLSFLRVNILENNTFKGAIPPQLGNLFRLQKLILNDNYFEGEVPAALSNCTRLDELRLSRNKLVGKLPQQFSSLVNLRFIAFRDNDFTGGIPSFLANLTSLEFIYGVGNPLGGSIPRDLDKLYKLQVITFSVTQLHGMIPPSLYNLTSLRVISFTNNEIIGDLPKDIGLQLPNLEFFQITANNFTGIIPFSFSNCSNLVELGLGLNGFTEIININFNQMPNLSYVGLFRNHLGKSQPDEMKFIDTMINCSNLEVLLAHNNKLGGVLPSSVGNLSSQLTILSISANSLYGAFPSGIGNLVKLEHLRMEYNQFTGILPSELANLRNLRRFTIEYNSFTGNIPNFIGNLSLLDALLLQDLSDNHLGGPVPQNIGNLKSLTTLDLSHNNLIGTIPNTIASCTSLEVLDMKENYFQGPIPQAMSALRGIRNLDLSSNNLSGMIPSFFGQLNLSTLNLAFNNLEGEVPMTGIFKNASTFAIDGNNKLCGGVPELGLPKCAVSAKGSHMPHVILVVIPVCLFLVIALVLVSLFCWKIRKTQPLPTEASFIQPFSRISYGSILKATDEFSRQNLIGSGTFSEVYKGIFEPDGEVFAIKVLKLGNQGALKSFVAECETLKNVRHRNLVKIITSCSSLDFQGNDFKALIYEFMPNGSLERWLHPSSQQKTENEEAPRRLTIRQRVTIATDVAHALHYLHQNCDFTIIHCDLKPSNILLDSEMVAHIGDFGLAKFLPLKPHQSSSIGIRGTVGYAAPEYGVGNEMTKEGDVYSFGILLLEMMTGRRPTDPVFQEGLNLHEYVKMALPERLMDIIEPQALFSTNKEHKQAPNMNHGYSMDELPKLKRLEESMISLARIGLACSMESPTDRMDTNKLVHELRHINEIFQSF from the exons ATGACGTACGTTTCAATATTCATCCATGTAATAGCATTGCTATTATGTCCTACAACCCTTGCCAAAAACCATACCGATCACCTTGCACTTCTAGCCATCAAATCGACCATAACTGACCCACAAAATGTTCTCGAGTCATGGAATACATCCCTCCATTTTTGCCAATGGCAAGGAGTTACATGTGGTCGTCGGCATCCTAGAGTCACCGAATTGAACCTTGGGTCTAGAGGCATAGTTGGTTCCTTTTCCCCTCATATTGGAAATTTGAGTTTTCTAAGAGTAAATATTCTTGAGAACAACACCTTTAAAGGTGCAATCCCACCTCAATTAGGCAACTTATTCAGGTTACAGAAGCTGATTCTCAACGACAATTATTTTGAAGGTGAAGTTCCAGCCGCTTTATCAAACTGCACTAGACTTGATGAACTTAGGTTGTCTCGCAATAAACTAGTTGGAAAGCTCCCACAACAGTTTAGTTCTCTGGTAAACCTCAGGTTCATAGCCTTTAGGGACAATGATTTCACAGGAGGGATACCATCTTTCTTAGCGAATCTCACTTCTCTTGAATTCATCTACGGTGTTGGAAATCCTCTAGGTGGAAGCATTCCACGAGATTTAGATAAGTTATACAAGTTGCAAGTAATAACTTTTTCCGTTACCCAACTCCATGGTATGATCCCTCCATCCTTATACAATTTAACATCATTAAGAGTTATAAGTTTCACAAACAATGAAATCATTGGAGATCTACCAAAAGATATAGGGTTGCAGCTACCTAATCTTGAGTTTTTCCAAATAACAGCAAATAATTTTACAGGAATTATTCCCTTCTCATTTTCTAACTGTTCTAACTTGGTAGAACTTGGCTTGGGTCTAAACGGTTTCACTGAGATAATTAACATAAATTTCAATCAGATGCCTAATCTTTCGTATGTTGGTCTATTTCGAAACCATTTAGGAAAGTCTCAACCAGATGAGATGAAATTCATTGATACCATGATCAATTGTAGCAATCTTGAAGTTTTGCTTGCTCATAATAACAAATTAGGAGGAGTTCTTCCTAGTTCTGTAGGCAATCTCTCATCTCAACTTACAATTCTATCCATTTCTGCAAACTCATTGTACGGGGCCTTTCCATCTGGCATAGGGAATCTTGTGAAGTTAGAGCATTTAAGGATGGAATATAATCAGTTCACAGGCATACTTCCTAGTGAGCTTGCCAATCTGCGAAACCTGCGACGTTTTACCATAGAATACAACAGCTTCACCGGGAACATTCCAAATTTTATAGGAAACCTGTCATTGTTAGATGCATTGCTTCTGCAAG ATCTTTCTGATAATCACTTAGGTGGACCAGTTCCCCAGAACATAGGAAATCTCAAAAGCTTGACAACACTTGATTTGTCGCATAACAATCTGATTGGCACAATCCCAAACACCATTGCGAGTTGCACAAGCCTTGAGGTCCTAGATatgaaagaaaattattttcaaGGTCCGATACCTCAGGCTATGAGTGCTTTAAGAGGTATCAGAAACCTTGATCTTTCTAGTAACAACCTTTCTGGAATGATTCCAAGCTTCTTCGGGCAGTTAAACCTGTCTACATTGAATTTGGCGTTCAACAATCTTGAGGGCGAGGTACCTATGACAGGCATTTTTAAGAATGCAAGCACTTTTGCGATTGATGGGAACAACAAGCTATGCGGAGGCGTTCCTGAGCTTGGCCTACCTAAGTGTGCCGTGTCAGCAAAAGGTTCGCATATGCCACATGTTATTCTAGTTGTCATCCCAGTTTGCTTGTTTCTCGTTATAGCATTAGTGTTGGTTTCATTGTTTTGTTGGAAAATCAGAAAGACACAACCACTGCCAACAGAAGCTTCATTCATCCAACCATTTTCAAGAATATCTTATGGAAGCATACTCAAAGCCACAGACGAGTTCTCCCGACAGAATCTAATCGGGTCGGGTACTTTTAGTGAAGTTTATAAAGGTATCTTTGAACCAGATGGTGAAGTGTTTGCAATCAAGGTTCTAAAGCTTGGAAATCAAGGAGCTTTGAAAAGTTTTGTTGCTGAGTGTGAAACTTTGAAAAACGTAAGGCACCGTAATCTTGTAAAAATCATTACATCTTGTTCATCTCTTGATTTTCAAGGTAATGATTTCAAAGCTCTTATTTACGAGTTCATGCCAAATGGGAGTCTTGAAAGGTGGCTACATCCAAGTTCTCAACAAAAAACTGAGAACGAAGAAGCTCCACGAAGATTAACTATTCGTCAAAGAGTAACAATTGCAACAGATGTGGCTCATGCCCTTCACTACCTCCACCAAAACTGTGACTTTACTATAATTCACTGTGATCTGAAGCCAAGCAACATTTTACTGGATAGTGAAATGGTGGCTCACATTGGTGATTTCGGGCTAGCAAAGTTTCTTCCATTAAAGCCTCATCAAAGCAGTTCAATTGGAATAAGAGGCACAGTTGGGTATGCAGCTCCAG AGTATGGTGTTGGAAATGAGATGACAAAAGAAGGGGACGTCTACAGTTTTGGGATTTTGTTGTTGGAGATGATGACAGGAAGGAGACCAACCGATCCAGTTTTCCAAGAAGGATTGAATCTCCATGAATATGTGAAGATGGCGTTGCCTGAGCGTCTCATGGATATCATTGAACCGCAGGCGCTATTTTCTACAAACAAGGAACATAAGCAAGCTCCAAACATGAACCATGGTTACAGTATGGATGAACTACCAAAGTTAAAGAGATTGGAAGAGAGCATGATTTCACTGGCTAGAATTGGGTTGGCGTGTTCCATGGAGTCTCCCACCGATAGGATGGATACGAACAAGCTGGTGCATGAGTTGCGTCACATTAACGAAATCTTTCAAAGTTTTTAA
- the LOC122592071 gene encoding uncharacterized protein LOC122592071 has translation MILYDKIRQVGNLSSPTGDGLTHSYRIFPSLFENISQPGATTGQELTQPVKNISVLTGKALAHNDGIFSKDFDELHSDMLDVARSNCSKAIREGDLPHSDRITPTRLEKMFRPSSEFSWSMDEVLMLGDRIYPMQFNQMSKPAYNFSFSIKDTKMLGGRYYPLKINIRKEVQCLSDTSLGGPMPK, from the exons ATGATCTTATATGACAAG ATACGACAAGTGGGAAATTTATCGTCTCCTACTGGAGATGGTTTGACACATAGTTATCGAATTTTCCCATCCTTGTTTGAGAAT ATTTCACAACCAGGAGCTACAACTGGACAAGAGTTGACACAACCAGTCAAAAACATTTCAGTGTTAACTGGAAAGGCGTTAGCACATAATGATGGAATTTTCTCGAAGGATTTTGATGAA CTGCACAGTGACATGCTAGATGTTGCACGAAGCAATTGTTCAAAGGCAATCAGAGAAGGCGACTTACCTCATAGTGATCGGATCACCCCCACACGACTTGAGAAA ATGTTTAGACCTAGCAGTGAATTTTCATGGTCTATGGACGAGGTGTTGATGCTCGGCGATAGAATTTACCCGATGCAATTTAATCAA ATGTCAAAACCGGCCTAcaatttttccttttcaatcaaAGATACTAAAATGCTTGGTGGTCGATACTACCCTCTGAAGATCAACAT ACGAAAAGAAGTCCAGTGTCTTTCAGACACCAGTCTCGGAGGCCCAATGCCAAAGTAA